One Deinococcus sp. LM3 DNA segment encodes these proteins:
- the cobM gene encoding precorrin-4 C(11)-methyltransferase produces MKVYFIGAGPGAPDLITLRGARRLAECPLVMYAGSLVPEAVLEHAHPDAECVNTAPLNLDEQVALYRRAQAQGLDVARVHSGDPAIYGATAEQMRALRSLGIAYEVVPGVSSFTASAAVLGAELTRPGVTQTVILTRASGRASPVPDAENLRGLAAHRASLCVFLGGRQLPQIVTELLEAYPPHTPAALVQRASQPDERRHEATLGTLLTDLTLSDWALTTMLLVSPALGDPGELTEPSRLYDPAYAHRFRRAADGTDS; encoded by the coding sequence GTGAAGGTGTACTTCATCGGGGCGGGCCCCGGCGCGCCGGACCTGATCACGCTGCGCGGCGCGCGGCGGCTGGCCGAGTGCCCGCTGGTCATGTACGCCGGGTCGCTGGTGCCGGAGGCGGTGCTGGAGCACGCCCACCCGGACGCCGAGTGCGTGAACACTGCGCCGCTGAACCTGGACGAGCAGGTGGCGCTCTACCGCCGCGCGCAGGCCCAGGGGCTGGACGTGGCGCGCGTGCACAGCGGCGACCCGGCCATCTACGGCGCGACCGCCGAGCAGATGCGCGCCCTGCGCTCCCTGGGTATCGCGTACGAGGTCGTGCCGGGCGTGAGTTCCTTCACGGCCAGCGCGGCGGTGCTGGGCGCGGAACTGACCCGGCCTGGGGTCACGCAGACCGTGATCCTGACCCGCGCGTCGGGCCGGGCCAGTCCGGTGCCGGACGCCGAGAACCTGCGCGGCCTCGCGGCGCACCGCGCCAGCCTGTGCGTGTTCCTGGGCGGGCGGCAACTGCCGCAGATCGTGACCGAGCTGCTGGAAGCCTACCCGCCGCACACGCCGGCCGCGCTGGTGCAGCGGGCCTCGCAACCCGACGAGCGGCGGCACGAGGCGACGCTGGGCACCCTGCTGACGGACCTGACCCTGAGCGACTGGGCGCTGACGACCATGCTGCTGGTCAGCCCCGCGCTGGGCGACCCCGGCGAGCTGACCGAACCGAGCCGCCTGTACGACCCCGCCTACGCGCACCGCTTCCGCCGCGCGGCGGACGGCACGGACTCTTGA
- a CDS encoding cobalamin biosynthesis protein: MTAPLDRGLPDSSPPDVGIWPVQAGAWALAGTLERALTAAGRRVTVYRPWTLGRQQDAFRAAYPGARAWVLIGAAGIAVRFLSGLPRDKTRDPAVLVLDDAARHVIPILGGHEGGGNALAYAVARACGAAPVITTASEAARPLTLGVGCRRGVPEGRIAAAVTQALTQAGYALGDVREVATVDLKADEPGLNAFCDRHALPLRIIAHADVQARPFVTRPSEWVQRSVGLSGVSEPCALIASPRGELLFPRLALGGVTVAVVRDRPPHACPDAPPAPSSSRPPEATA; this comes from the coding sequence TTGACCGCCCCGCTGGACAGGGGTCTGCCGGACAGCAGCCCGCCGGACGTGGGCATCTGGCCGGTGCAGGCGGGCGCGTGGGCGCTGGCCGGCACACTGGAACGCGCGCTGACGGCGGCGGGTCGCCGCGTGACTGTGTACCGCCCCTGGACGCTGGGCCGCCAGCAGGACGCCTTCCGCGCCGCGTACCCCGGCGCGCGGGCCTGGGTGCTGATCGGCGCGGCCGGGATCGCCGTGCGCTTCCTGTCGGGCCTGCCGCGTGACAAGACCCGCGACCCGGCCGTGCTGGTCCTCGACGACGCTGCCCGGCACGTCATTCCCATCCTGGGCGGGCACGAGGGAGGCGGGAACGCCCTGGCGTACGCGGTCGCGCGGGCCTGCGGGGCCGCGCCGGTCATCACGACCGCCAGCGAGGCCGCCCGGCCCCTGACGCTGGGCGTCGGCTGCCGCCGTGGCGTGCCCGAGGGCCGCATCGCCGCCGCCGTGACGCAGGCCCTGACCCAGGCCGGGTACGCGCTGGGCGACGTGCGCGAGGTCGCCACCGTGGACCTGAAGGCGGACGAACCCGGCCTGAACGCCTTCTGCGACCGGCACGCGCTGCCGCTGCGGATCATCGCGCACGCCGACGTGCAGGCGCGGCCCTTCGTGACCCGCCCCAGCGAGTGGGTGCAGCGCAGCGTGGGCCTGTCCGGCGTCAGTGAACCCTGCGCCCTGATCGCCAGTCCACGCGGTGAGCTGCTGTTCCCCCGCCTCGCGCTGGGCGGCGTGACCGTCGCCGTCGTCCGCGACCGGCCTCCGCACGCCTGCCCGGACGCCCCTCCCGCCCCGTCCTCTTCCCGACCCCCGGAGGCCACCGCATGA
- the cobJ gene encoding precorrin-3B C(17)-methyltransferase: MTPSAHPESTHPTSADLHPTSPRPGGHLSLVSVGPGDLNLVPQRAREALMRADVIVAYDLYLRWVAPLLDPARQEIVTLPLTQEKQRAQVAIERAAAGQRTALVSSGDIGIYAMAGLVFEDLPDPTPFTVEVIPGITSATACASLLGSPLTHDFATLSLSDLLCPWEWIEHRASHIAQADLSCVLYNVQSRARQEGVYRVLRLMLAHKRPDTVCGVVRNAYREDQEVRVTTLQALLDDRFDMLTTVVIGNRFTQRRGPWMFTPRGYNAWEADRDAPAAGTPAPELPAPAPAEASPEHAGRVWVFAGTSDGSALAQAIAGDGLPVTLSVATSLGASVAPQHPGVQLYGGPAGVQARRLALRGARAVVDATHPYAQAITAQLRDLCAQLRVPYLRLERPSSLEPDPAGLDGLSVVDDLNAAAAQAAARGGPVFLATGSRDLEAFWTAFLAAGGQGAQVFVRLTPQPDVLARALALGVPARNVSALIGPFTREFNEAQWRAQGVRTVITRDGGDEGGFDAKRLAARALDAHLIVLRRPAPVPGAFSDPQALRRALLDLPALPDLPVQSGPAPLETA, from the coding sequence ATGACCCCATCCGCCCACCCTGAATCCACCCATCCCACATCCGCTGATCTGCACCCGACCTCCCCGCGACCGGGCGGGCACCTGAGTCTGGTGTCGGTCGGGCCGGGCGACCTGAACCTCGTGCCGCAGCGCGCCCGCGAGGCCCTGATGCGCGCCGACGTGATCGTCGCCTACGACCTGTACCTGCGCTGGGTCGCGCCGCTGCTCGACCCGGCCCGGCAGGAGATCGTCACGCTGCCCCTGACGCAGGAAAAGCAGCGCGCGCAGGTCGCCATCGAGCGGGCCGCCGCCGGGCAGCGGACGGCGCTGGTCAGCAGCGGCGACATCGGCATCTACGCCATGGCCGGACTGGTGTTCGAGGACCTGCCGGACCCCACGCCGTTCACGGTGGAGGTCATTCCCGGCATCACGAGCGCCACCGCCTGCGCCAGCCTGCTCGGGTCGCCGCTCACGCACGATTTCGCCACCCTGAGCCTCTCGGACCTGCTGTGCCCCTGGGAGTGGATCGAGCACCGCGCCTCGCACATCGCGCAGGCGGACCTGTCGTGCGTGCTGTACAACGTGCAGAGCCGCGCCCGGCAGGAGGGCGTGTACCGCGTGCTGCGCCTGATGCTGGCGCACAAACGCCCGGACACCGTGTGCGGCGTGGTCCGCAACGCCTACCGCGAGGATCAGGAGGTGCGGGTCACGACCCTGCAGGCGCTGCTGGACGACCGCTTCGACATGCTGACCACGGTCGTGATCGGCAACCGCTTCACGCAGCGGCGCGGCCCGTGGATGTTCACGCCGCGCGGCTACAACGCCTGGGAGGCGGACCGCGACGCACCCGCCGCAGGAACCCCGGCCCCGGAACTCCCGGCTCCTGCCCCCGCTGAAGCCTCGCCGGAACACGCGGGCCGCGTGTGGGTGTTCGCGGGCACCTCGGACGGCAGCGCCCTGGCGCAGGCCATCGCCGGGGACGGCCTGCCGGTCACGCTGAGTGTCGCCACGTCCCTGGGGGCCAGCGTCGCCCCGCAGCATCCGGGCGTGCAGCTGTACGGCGGCCCGGCGGGCGTGCAGGCGCGGCGGCTGGCCCTGCGCGGCGCGCGCGCCGTCGTGGACGCCACGCACCCGTACGCGCAGGCCATCACCGCGCAGCTGCGTGACCTGTGCGCGCAGCTGCGCGTGCCGTACCTGCGGCTGGAACGCCCGTCCAGCCTGGAACCGGACCCGGCGGGCCTGGACGGCCTGAGCGTCGTGGACGACCTGAACGCGGCCGCCGCCCAGGCCGCCGCGCGGGGCGGGCCGGTGTTCCTGGCGACCGGCAGCCGCGACCTGGAAGCCTTCTGGACCGCATTCCTGGCGGCGGGCGGCCAGGGCGCTCAGGTGTTCGTGCGCCTGACCCCGCAGCCGGACGTGCTGGCCCGCGCGCTGGCGCTGGGTGTGCCCGCCCGGAACGTGAGCGCCCTGATCGGCCCGTTTACCCGCGAGTTCAACGAGGCGCAGTGGCGCGCGCAGGGCGTCCGGACCGTCATCACCCGCGACGGCGGCGACGAGGGCGGCTTCGACGCCAAACGCCTCGCCGCGCGCGCCCTGGACGCGCACCTGATCGTGCTGCGCCGCCCCGCGCCCGTGCCCGGCGCCTTTTCTGACCCGCAGGCGCTGCGCCGCGCCCTGCTCGACCTTCCGGCCCTTCCTGACCTTCCGGTCCAGTCCGGCCCGGCCCCCCTGGAGACCGCATGA
- a CDS encoding GTP-binding protein encodes MNLPDTTFRTPVTLMSGFLGSGKTTLLNNLLRQTHDRTLAVIVNEFGEVSIDGALLRTREDGVELFDVSGGLLAYGGDDDAFRRTLRALLDRRHTFDHVLIETSGLAAPTAVMVALQSPDFADAFTLDATLVVVDTPLLLEGAFDPDRPDQTVSAELARSAAQVFDAQLEFADVAILNKIGGLSDAQLLQAEADVRHRAPRVRFLELAHDARLDTQLTLGLNLHGARRAAHHAPVSGAPGDLSGPLHDHTGLDGHSHGDLDAHVHSLSTHQHFHEHDPGWQSFRLTGAGAQDPQALATAVRNVARVFPVLRVKGFVTDAAGQRHALQAVRSRVDLTPAPARADAPNELVFIGYHVSRKKVTEALGRAVPQRWE; translated from the coding sequence ATGAACCTTCCCGATACTACCTTCCGCACGCCCGTCACGCTGATGTCCGGTTTCCTGGGCAGCGGCAAGACCACCCTGCTGAACAACCTGCTGCGCCAGACGCACGACCGCACGCTGGCCGTGATCGTGAACGAGTTCGGGGAGGTCAGCATCGACGGGGCGTTGCTGCGCACCCGCGAGGACGGCGTGGAACTGTTCGACGTGAGTGGCGGCCTGCTCGCCTACGGCGGCGACGACGACGCCTTCCGCCGCACGCTGCGCGCCCTGCTGGACCGGCGGCACACCTTCGATCACGTGCTGATCGAGACGAGCGGACTGGCCGCCCCGACCGCCGTGATGGTCGCCCTGCAATCCCCCGACTTCGCCGACGCCTTCACGCTGGACGCCACGCTGGTCGTCGTGGACACGCCGCTGCTGCTGGAGGGCGCCTTCGACCCGGACCGCCCGGACCAGACGGTCAGTGCGGAACTGGCCCGCAGCGCCGCGCAGGTGTTCGACGCGCAGCTGGAATTCGCGGACGTGGCGATCCTGAACAAGATCGGCGGCCTCAGCGACGCGCAGCTGCTGCAGGCCGAGGCGGACGTGCGGCACCGCGCGCCGCGCGTGCGCTTCCTGGAACTGGCGCACGACGCGCGGCTGGACACGCAGCTCACGCTGGGCCTGAACCTGCACGGCGCCCGCCGCGCCGCCCACCACGCGCCGGTCAGCGGCGCGCCCGGCGACCTGAGCGGCCCGCTGCACGATCACACCGGCCTGGACGGGCACTCGCACGGCGACCTGGACGCCCACGTGCACAGCCTGAGCACGCACCAGCACTTTCATGAGCACGATCCGGGCTGGCAGTCGTTCCGGCTGACCGGCGCGGGCGCGCAGGACCCGCAGGCGCTGGCGACGGCCGTGCGGAACGTGGCGCGGGTGTTCCCGGTGCTGCGCGTCAAGGGCTTCGTGACCGACGCGGCCGGGCAACGGCACGCCTTGCAGGCGGTGCGCTCGCGGGTGGACCTGACGCCCGCCCCGGCGCGGGCGGACGCGCCGAACGAACTGGTGTTCATCGGGTACCACGTGAGTCGCAAGAAGGTCACGGAGGCGCTGGGCCGGGCCGTGCCGCAGCGGTGGGAGTGA
- a CDS encoding high frequency lysogenization protein HflD, whose amino-acid sequence MDAPPAPAPLPAVPGGLSARHSVRRSAPFLLAVLALHAAGLTLLALSAPGQPLLWGLGLSAYLLGVRHAWDADHIAVIDNTVRRLLTLGRPAYGVGLYFSLGHSAVVLLMAVAAALIGAALLGAQDQLGTFGGWVGPFVAGAYLLVVATLNLRATARLLRGAPETHGAHHHGGPLARLIAPLTRLITRPWQVMPLGFLMGLGFDTASEIALLALAGQAGQQSLGWAGILALPLLFGAGMTLFDTLNGAFMTHAYGWALDRPGARRTYNLLVTGLSGLVALVVGVVTLGAWAAEHFPALSGLRSLEALDLAPLGFGLTGAAGLLFLAAVLRRRLTGAA is encoded by the coding sequence ATGGACGCCCCGCCCGCCCCCGCGCCGCTGCCCGCCGTTCCCGGCGGCCTGAGCGCCCGGCACAGCGTGCGCCGCTCCGCGCCGTTCCTGCTGGCCGTGCTGGCGCTGCACGCGGCGGGCCTGACCCTGCTCGCGCTGTCCGCGCCGGGTCAACCGCTGCTGTGGGGCCTGGGCCTGAGCGCGTACCTGCTGGGCGTGCGGCACGCCTGGGACGCCGACCACATCGCCGTGATCGACAACACCGTCCGCCGGCTGCTGACGCTGGGCCGCCCCGCGTACGGCGTGGGGCTGTACTTCAGCCTGGGGCACTCGGCGGTGGTGCTGCTGATGGCGGTCGCGGCGGCCCTGATCGGCGCGGCGCTGCTGGGCGCGCAGGACCAGCTCGGCACGTTCGGCGGGTGGGTGGGGCCGTTCGTGGCGGGCGCGTACCTGCTGGTCGTGGCGACCCTGAACCTGCGGGCCACGGCGAGGCTGCTGCGCGGCGCCCCCGAAACGCACGGCGCGCACCATCACGGCGGCCCGCTGGCCCGCCTGATCGCGCCGCTGACCCGCCTGATCACCCGCCCGTGGCAGGTCATGCCGCTGGGCTTCCTGATGGGCCTGGGCTTCGACACGGCCAGCGAGATCGCGCTGCTGGCCCTGGCCGGGCAGGCCGGGCAGCAGAGCCTGGGCTGGGCGGGCATCCTGGCGCTGCCGCTGCTGTTCGGGGCGGGCATGACGCTGTTCGACACCCTGAACGGCGCGTTCATGACCCACGCGTACGGCTGGGCACTCGACCGGCCCGGCGCGCGGCGCACCTACAACCTGCTGGTCACCGGCCTGTCGGGTCTGGTGGCGCTGGTCGTGGGCGTGGTCACGCTGGGCGCCTGGGCGGCCGAACACTTCCCGGCGCTCTCGGGTCTGCGGAGCCTGGAGGCGCTGGACCTCGCGCCGCTGGGCTTCGGCCTGACCGGCGCGGCGGGCCTGCTGTTCCTGGCGGCCGTGCTGCGCCGCCGACTGACGGGCGCGGCGTGA
- the bluB gene encoding 5,6-dimethylbenzimidazole synthase, whose product MTVPAAMPAPAPVSVQDRAALWRVMEARRDHRHFRPDPVPPELLARVLDAFRVAPSVGLSQPWQVTVIRDPARRAQVHASFAQVRARERLTFSGERRDLYDTLKLEGVLDAPLGLLVSLDPPDGPVLGTGGLGGMLEASVACAVTLAWLAATAEGLGLGWLSLVDGGDLGERLDLPPGTRPLAYLCLGWPALTLDAPLLETTGWARRAPLRVHDTDVTP is encoded by the coding sequence GTGACGGTCCCTGCTGCCATGCCCGCGCCTGCGCCGGTCAGCGTGCAGGACCGCGCGGCCCTGTGGCGGGTCATGGAGGCCCGCCGCGACCACCGGCACTTCCGGCCCGACCCGGTCCCGCCCGAGCTGCTGGCGCGCGTGCTGGACGCCTTCCGCGTGGCCCCCAGCGTGGGCCTGAGCCAGCCGTGGCAGGTGACGGTGATCCGCGACCCGGCCCGCCGGGCGCAGGTGCACGCCAGTTTCGCGCAGGTCCGCGCCCGCGAACGCCTGACCTTCAGCGGCGAGCGAAGGGACCTGTACGACACCCTGAAACTCGAGGGCGTCCTGGACGCGCCGCTGGGCCTGCTGGTCAGCCTCGACCCGCCAGACGGCCCGGTGCTGGGGACCGGCGGCCTGGGCGGCATGCTGGAGGCCAGCGTCGCCTGCGCGGTCACGCTGGCGTGGCTGGCCGCCACCGCCGAGGGCCTAGGCCTGGGCTGGCTGAGCCTCGTGGACGGCGGGGACCTGGGCGAGCGGCTGGACCTGCCGCCCGGCACGCGCCCGCTGGCGTACCTGTGCCTGGGCTGGCCGGCCCTGACCCTGGACGCCCCGCTGCTGGAAACGACCGGCTGGGCGCGCCGAGCGCCGCTGCGCGTGCACGACACGGACGTGACGCCGTGA
- the cobN gene encoding cobaltochelatase subunit CobN: MTRRVAARERVTRADGRTINVARRRGHLSYCFHGCCCGRTDKGYPAAPADVYKDEWVRRRLRNTLHLTKSGCLGPCSLANVAHLVFDGHDLWFHSVNDAWLVRAIFDHIEAMIRADRFLPLPPELIEYAFNYYTWDATQPLPMHPDVKAGAETAGETPPDAAALSGVAFLTHADTDLLNLRAARDTLPADFGPVTGVALGSVRGEEQMQSLLSGAVGEAQVVLVRVHGRFEAVPGAARLLAHARTRGQRLLLVSGTNEPDPELAALSLAPLPVLDTARAYLAASGWPNLRELLLSVSDSLRLTAYGAQPPQALALHGVYHPDLPEGLDAPQALAEWERRRGAATPRRPAVGILLYRAHALSGNTDFIDALVTALDDAGADALPVFTTSLRDTDERGDPHALALLRGQDGPRVDAVISTLSFAMTEVQGGAVTPAGEAVGAFARLGVPVVQGLTTGGPRGPWATSARGLNPLDTAMNVALPEFDGRLISVPFAFKERVGDGAGDAAARLVADPERAERVAGIAVRLARLRHVPNSEKRVAFVFTNSTAKASQVGNAVGLDSAASLLGVLRALRDDGYDVGTLPATSDELMHALLDRATYDTTLLTPAQLERAVLVPRERYAAWFADLPDAQQRRMRQQWGDPPGQAYLSGTSLALAGLHFGKMFVALQPPRGYGMDPDAIYHTPDLPPTHHYHALYRWLREPPAAGGFGAHALVHVGKHGTLEWLPGKGVGLSAACFPDSLLGDLPLFYPFVINDPGEGTQAKRRAHATILDHLPPPLTRADTYGPLAELAALVDEYYQLELLDPSKLPLLQGQIWDLVQRSDLGTDLGTLLRRDHGDHVHEWDDEFTEDGVPVTLSEMNGPDVAHLLEDIDGYLCELGRAQIRGGLHVLGQPPRGEALPEMLVALTRLPNAGVPGLHAGLAGALGLNLGGLLDRPGARLDAPARLGELAGRPVQTNGDALELLDELALHLYQLLAGRDFDPASIPEVLALTLGNVGDHGPLTATLTYACRELCPNLDATTDEIRHLLAGLAGRYVPAGPSGAPSRGQAHILPTGRNFYAVDPRAVPSPAAWTVGSGLAREVLARHQQETGAPPQRVAISVWGTSNMRTQGDDIAQILALIGARPRWHAQSRRVEGVDLIPLAELGRPRVDVTVRISGFFRDAFPHVITLIDDAVQAAMHADEPEDQNPLRRQYLADLAGRLADLPPDQAAARAAYRVFGSAPGTYGAGILDLINEGNWTGDGDFTRTFVNWGGYAYTAAEHGTDARDDFRARLGGTQLVLHNQDNREHDILDSDDYLQFFGGMIASVRHLSGTQPLRYFGDTSNPERARVRDLGEETLRVYRSRVVNPKWLSGIRAHGYKGGLEQTATVDYLFGLDATAQVAHDFMYEGVAQAYALDPENQAFLRRSNPWALQAITTRLLEAQGRGLWNPQPETLHDLQNLLVESEGLLEERGETARPSGGGA; encoded by the coding sequence GTGACCCGCCGCGTAGCAGCGCGCGAACGCGTGACCCGCGCCGACGGCCGCACCATCAACGTCGCCCGGCGGCGCGGTCACCTGAGCTATTGCTTTCACGGCTGCTGCTGCGGCCGCACCGACAAGGGCTACCCGGCCGCGCCCGCCGACGTGTACAAGGACGAGTGGGTGCGCCGCCGCCTGCGCAACACGCTGCACCTGACCAAGAGTGGCTGCCTGGGGCCGTGCTCGCTGGCGAACGTGGCGCACCTGGTGTTCGACGGGCACGACCTGTGGTTCCACTCGGTGAACGACGCGTGGCTGGTCCGCGCGATCTTCGACCATATCGAGGCGATGATCCGCGCCGACCGCTTCCTGCCGCTGCCGCCGGAGCTGATCGAGTACGCCTTCAACTACTACACCTGGGACGCCACGCAGCCCCTCCCGATGCACCCGGACGTGAAGGCGGGGGCGGAGACGGCAGGGGAGACCCCGCCCGACGCGGCGGCCCTGAGCGGCGTGGCGTTCCTGACGCACGCGGACACCGACCTGCTGAACCTGCGCGCCGCGCGCGACACCCTCCCGGCCGATTTCGGCCCGGTGACCGGCGTGGCGCTGGGCAGCGTGCGCGGCGAGGAGCAGATGCAATCACTGCTCTCAGGCGCAGTCGGCGAGGCGCAGGTCGTGCTGGTGCGCGTTCACGGGCGCTTCGAGGCGGTGCCCGGCGCGGCGCGTCTGCTGGCGCACGCCCGGACGCGCGGGCAGCGGCTGCTGCTGGTCAGCGGCACGAACGAACCCGACCCGGAACTCGCGGCGCTGAGCCTCGCGCCGCTGCCGGTGCTGGACACCGCCCGCGCGTACCTCGCGGCGAGCGGCTGGCCGAACCTGCGCGAACTGCTGCTGAGCGTCTCGGATTCGCTGCGCCTGACCGCGTACGGCGCGCAGCCCCCGCAGGCGCTGGCGCTGCACGGCGTGTACCACCCGGACCTCCCGGAAGGCCTGGACGCCCCGCAGGCGCTGGCCGAGTGGGAACGCCGGCGCGGCGCGGCCACCCCGCGCCGCCCGGCGGTGGGCATCCTGCTGTACCGCGCGCACGCCCTGAGCGGCAACACGGACTTCATCGACGCGCTCGTCACGGCGCTCGACGACGCCGGGGCGGACGCCCTGCCGGTCTTCACGACCAGCCTGCGCGACACCGACGAACGCGGCGACCCGCACGCCCTGGCGCTGCTGCGCGGCCAGGACGGGCCGCGCGTGGACGCCGTGATCAGCACCCTGAGTTTCGCCATGACCGAGGTTCAGGGAGGAGCGGTCACGCCCGCCGGGGAGGCCGTGGGCGCCTTCGCGCGGCTGGGCGTGCCGGTCGTGCAGGGCCTCACGACCGGCGGGCCGCGCGGTCCCTGGGCGACCAGTGCGCGCGGCCTGAACCCGCTGGACACCGCCATGAACGTGGCCCTGCCGGAATTCGACGGGCGGCTGATCAGCGTGCCCTTCGCCTTCAAGGAACGCGTCGGTGACGGCGCGGGCGACGCGGCGGCCCGGCTGGTCGCGGACCCGGAACGCGCCGAGCGCGTGGCGGGCATCGCCGTGCGGCTCGCGCGGCTGCGGCACGTCCCGAACAGCGAGAAACGCGTGGCGTTCGTGTTCACCAACTCGACGGCGAAGGCGTCGCAGGTGGGGAACGCCGTGGGCCTCGACTCGGCCGCGTCGCTGCTGGGCGTGCTGCGCGCCCTGCGGGACGACGGGTACGACGTGGGCACCCTGCCCGCGACCTCCGACGAACTGATGCACGCGCTGCTGGACCGCGCCACGTACGACACCACCCTGCTGACCCCCGCGCAGCTGGAACGCGCGGTCCTGGTGCCACGCGAGCGGTACGCCGCGTGGTTCGCGGACCTGCCGGACGCGCAGCAGCGCCGCATGCGCCAGCAGTGGGGCGACCCGCCCGGACAGGCGTACCTGAGCGGGACCTCGCTGGCGCTGGCGGGGTTGCACTTCGGGAAGATGTTCGTGGCGCTGCAACCCCCGCGCGGGTACGGCATGGACCCGGACGCCATCTACCACACGCCGGACCTGCCGCCCACCCACCACTACCACGCGCTGTACCGCTGGCTGCGCGAGCCCCCCGCCGCCGGGGGCTTCGGCGCGCACGCGCTCGTGCATGTCGGCAAGCACGGCACGCTGGAATGGCTGCCCGGCAAGGGCGTCGGCCTGAGCGCCGCGTGCTTCCCGGACAGCCTGCTGGGCGACCTGCCGCTGTTTTACCCCTTCGTCATCAACGATCCGGGCGAGGGCACGCAGGCCAAACGGCGCGCGCACGCCACCATCCTCGACCACCTGCCGCCCCCCCTGACCCGCGCGGACACCTACGGCCCGCTGGCCGAACTGGCCGCGCTGGTCGACGAGTACTACCAGCTGGAACTCCTCGACCCGTCCAAGCTGCCGCTGCTGCAGGGGCAGATCTGGGACCTCGTGCAGCGCAGCGACCTGGGCACTGACCTGGGCACCCTGCTGCGCCGCGACCACGGCGACCACGTACACGAATGGGACGACGAATTCACCGAGGACGGCGTGCCCGTCACGCTCAGCGAGATGAACGGCCCGGACGTCGCGCACCTGCTCGAGGACATCGACGGGTACCTGTGCGAACTGGGCCGCGCGCAGATCCGGGGCGGCCTGCACGTCCTGGGCCAGCCGCCACGCGGCGAGGCGCTGCCCGAGATGCTGGTCGCCCTGACACGCCTGCCGAACGCGGGCGTGCCGGGCCTGCACGCCGGACTGGCCGGCGCGCTCGGTCTGAACCTGGGCGGCCTGCTCGACCGGCCCGGCGCGCGCCTGGACGCACCCGCCCGGCTGGGCGAACTGGCGGGCCGGCCCGTTCAGACGAACGGGGACGCGCTGGAACTGCTCGACGAACTGGCCCTGCACCTGTACCAGCTGCTCGCCGGGCGTGACTTCGACCCGGCCAGCATTCCCGAGGTGCTGGCCCTCACGCTCGGGAATGTCGGCGACCACGGCCCGCTGACCGCCACCCTGACGTACGCCTGCCGGGAACTGTGCCCGAACCTGGACGCCACCACCGACGAGATCCGGCACCTCCTGGCGGGCCTCGCCGGGCGGTACGTGCCGGCCGGGCCGAGCGGCGCCCCGTCACGCGGGCAGGCGCACATCCTGCCCACCGGACGGAACTTCTACGCGGTCGACCCGCGCGCCGTGCCGTCCCCCGCCGCCTGGACGGTCGGCAGCGGACTGGCCCGCGAGGTCCTCGCCCGCCACCAGCAGGAGACCGGCGCCCCGCCGCAGCGCGTGGCGATCAGCGTGTGGGGGACGAGCAACATGCGCACCCAGGGGGACGACATCGCGCAGATTCTGGCCCTGATCGGCGCGCGGCCCCGCTGGCACGCCCAGAGCCGCCGCGTGGAGGGCGTGGACCTGATCCCGCTGGCGGAACTCGGGCGGCCCCGCGTGGACGTGACGGTGCGCATCAGCGGGTTTTTCCGGGACGCCTTCCCGCACGTGATCACCCTGATCGACGACGCCGTGCAGGCCGCCATGCACGCCGACGAACCGGAGGACCAGAACCCGCTGCGCCGCCAGTACCTCGCGGACCTCGCCGGGCGACTCGCGGACCTGCCACCCGACCAGGCCGCCGCCCGCGCCGCGTACCGCGTGTTCGGCAGTGCGCCCGGCACGTACGGCGCCGGGATTCTCGACCTGATCAACGAGGGCAACTGGACCGGCGACGGCGACTTCACCCGCACCTTCGTGAACTGGGGCGGGTACGCCTACACCGCTGCCGAGCACGGCACCGACGCCCGCGACGACTTCCGCGCCCGGCTGGGCGGCACGCAACTCGTGCTGCACAACCAGGACAACCGCGAGCACGACATCCTCGACAGTGACGACTACCTGCAGTTCTTCGGCGGCATGATCGCCTCGGTGCGGCACCTGAGCGGCACGCAACCCCTGCGGTACTTCGGGGATACCTCCAACCCCGAACGGGCCCGCGTGCGCGACCTGGGCGAGGAGACCCTGCGCGTGTACCGCTCGCGGGTCGTGAATCCCAAGTGGCTGAGCGGCATCCGCGCGCACGGCTACAAGGGCGGCCTGGAGCAGACGGCCACCGTGGACTACCTGTTCGGCCTGGACGCCACCGCGCAGGTCGCGCACGACTTCATGTACGAGGGCGTGGCGCAGGCCTACGCGCTGGACCCGGAGAACCAGGCGTTCCTGCGCCGCTCTAATCCCTGGGCCCTGCAGGCGATCACCACCCGCCTGCTGGAAGCGCAGGGCCGGGGCCTGTGGAACCCGCAGCCGGAGACCCTGCACGACCTGCAGAACCTGCTGGTCGAGAGCGAGGGCCTGCTGGAGGAACGCGGCGAGACGGCCCGCCCCAGCGGAGGCGGCGCGTGA
- a CDS encoding type II toxin-antitoxin system prevent-host-death family antitoxin, whose amino-acid sequence MPETVNIHAAKTQLSRLVDRAHAGEEIILAKAGKPYARLVPLAPAAARELGFLAGTVQVGAAFAHESLRPLSAEEQADWE is encoded by the coding sequence ATGCCGGAGACTGTCAACATCCACGCTGCCAAGACGCAACTGTCCCGCCTCGTGGACCGCGCCCACGCCGGCGAGGAGATCATTCTCGCCAAGGCCGGAAAACCCTACGCCCGGCTGGTGCCACTGGCGCCCGCCGCTGCGCGTGAACTCGGCTTCCTGGCCGGAACCGTTCAGGTCGGCGCGGCCTTCGCGCACGAATCCCTGCGCCCACTGTCCGCCGAGGAACAGGCGGACTGGGAGTGA